In the Hemitrygon akajei chromosome 7, sHemAka1.3, whole genome shotgun sequence genome, one interval contains:
- the LOC140730826 gene encoding histone H2A type 1-F-like yields MTGRGKTGKAKSKPKSRSSRAGLQFPVGRVHRLLRKGNYAERVGAGAPVYLAAVLEYLTAEILELAGNAARDNKKTRIIPRHLQLAVRNDEELNKLLGRVTIAQGGVLPNIQAVLLPKKSGAPANPKGK; encoded by the coding sequence ATGACTGGACGAGGGAAAACCGGAAAGGCCAAGAGCAAGCCCAAGTCTCGCTCGTCCCGGGCCGGACTGCAGTTCCCGGTGGGCCGTGTTCACAGGCTCCTGAGAAAGGGTAACTATGCTGAACGGGTGGGTGCCGGAGCCCCGGTCTAtctggctgctgtgctcgagTATCTGACGGCTGAAATCCTCGAGTTGGCCGGTAACGCGGCCCGGGACAACAAGAAGACCCGCATCATCCCCAGACACCTGCAGCTGGCCGTCCGCAACGACGAGGAGCTCAACAAGCTGCTGGGACGGGTGACCATCGCTCAGGGCGGGGTGCTGCCCAATATCCAGGCCGTGTTGTTGCCCAAGAAAAGCGGCGCGCCCGCCAACCCCAAGGGCAAGTAA
- the LOC140730820 gene encoding uncharacterized protein has translation MLFTCSDCGKGFTQSSNLLAHQSVHTGERPFTCSDCGKGFTYSSNLQRHQSVHTGERPFTCSLCGKGFTRLSSLQTHQSVHTGERPFPCSVCGKGFASSSQLKVHQRVHTGERPFTCSLCGKGFTQSVSLQRHRSVHTGERPFTCSECGKEFSQSFQLKVHQRVHTGERPFTCPDCGKGFTQSSHLQIHQSVHTGERPFTCSVCGKGFTSSSQLTVHQRIHTGERPFTCSVCGKGFAQSSHLKVHQRVHRGKRSFTCSDCGKEFTRLPHLQKHQSVHTGERPFSCSDCGEGFTQSSHLEIHQTVHTGERPFTCSVCGKGFTSSSQLMVHQRVHTGERPFICLVCGKGFTQSSSLLRHQSVHTGERPFTCSDCGKEFSQSFQLKVHQRVHTGERPFTCLDCGKGFTRSSHLQIHQSVHTGERPFTCSDCGKGFSQSSSLQTHQSIHTGEKPFTCSVCGRGFARSFQLNVHQRIHTGERPFTCSYCGKGFSQSSDLKVHQRVHTGERPFTCAVCGKGFAQSSQLKVHQRVHTGERPFTCSDCGKGFTQSSDLVVHYRIHTGDKVEISCLLDV, from the coding sequence atgctgttcacctgctcagactgtgggaagggattcactcagtcatctaacctgctggcacaccagtcagttcacactggggagaggccgttcacctgctcagactgtgggaaaggattcacttactcatctaacctacagagacaccagtcagttcacacaggagagaggccattcacctgttctttgtgtgggaagggatttactcggttATCCAGCTtgcagacacaccagtcagttcacactggggagaggccatttccctgttctgtgtgtgggaagggatttgcttcatcatctcaactgaaggtacatcagcgagttcacactggagagaggccattcacgtgttctctgtgtgggaagggattcactcagtcggtCAGCCTccagagacaccggtcagttcacactggagagaggccattcacctgctcagaatgtgggaaggaattctctcagtcatttcaactgaaggtccatcagcgagttcacactggggagaggccgttcacctgcccagactgtggtaagggattcacgCAGTCATCACACCTTCagatacaccagtcagttcacactggggagaggcctttcacctgttctgtgtgtgggaagggattcacttcgtcatctcaattgacggtacatcagcgaattcacactggggagaggccgttcacctgttctgtgtgtgggaagggatttgcgcAATCATCtcacctgaaggtacatcagcgagttcacagagGAAAGaggtcgttcacctgctcagactgtgggaaggaattcactcggTTACCTCATCTAcagaaacaccagtcagttcacactggggagaggccattcagctgctcagactgtggggagggattcactcagtcatcccacctggaGATACACCAgacagttcacactggggagaggccattcacctgttctgtgtgtgggaagggtttcacttcgtcatctcaactgatggtgcatcagcgtgttcacactggggagaggccattcatctgtttggtgtgtgggaagggattcactcagtcttcCAGTCTActaagacaccagtcagttcacactggggagaggccgttcacctgctcagactgtgggaaagaatTCTCTCAGTCATTtcagctgaaggtacatcagcgagttcacactggggagaggccgttcacctgcttagactgtgggaagggattcactcggtcatcccacctacaaatacaccagtcagttcacactggggagaggccattcacctgctcagactgtgggaaaggattcagtcagtcatccagcCTCCAGACTCACCAGTCaattcacactggtgagaagccgtttacttgttctgtgtgtgggaggggattcgctcggtcatttcaactgaatgtacatcagcgcattcacactggggagaggccattcacctgctcatactgtgggaaaggattctctcagtcatctgatctgaaggtacatcagcgagttcacactggtgagaggccattcacttgtgctgtgtgtgggaagggatttgctcagtcatctcaactgaaggtacatcagcgagttcacactggggagaggccattcacctgctcagactgtgggaagggattcactcagtcatccgaccTTGTGGTGCACtaccgaattcacactggggataaAGTTGAAATAAGCTGCTTACTGGATGTTTAA